From the genome of Rhododendron vialii isolate Sample 1 chromosome 10a, ASM3025357v1:
ATTTTAAGGTAGCAACTCGCGAAAACACAAGGGTAAAACATTCTGCACCTTGACTAGCGGAACAACTTCATGTATTAAGATATCTTGGGCATCGCTGAAGTTACTCAGTATGTTTGGAGGATGTTGAAGGTTTGATGCCTTTGCAGTTTCAGTCTGTAGAATCACTATCTGCAGTTAGCCAAGCTCTTCAGATTCTTGACAGGATTGCCATTGAATGCCAGAACCTTCAAAAAGAAAGATAGGAAAAATTATATCGAATGGAAATAGCAGAGGTTCAAACCTAGAGTGAGGATGTGTGAAATTTCACTGAAATTAGCTAAAATTCTGTCAGAAGTGTTTACAACTTAACCTGAGTACATTGACTATCTCCTCCCTCGTATCCAACATTGATATTAGCTTCTAGCTCCTAGATAATATTTGGCAAGAAAATTACTCCATGAAATAGGTTCTCGATTAGTAGTACTTGCATAATATAATGGACCCGAAAGGAGAGATGTTAAGAGGGGCAAGAACACCTGAGACACGACGACAAGCTGTTCATCTACAGAGTGTGTGCCATTGCATGTAAAAGTTTGTCCAATAATTTGACTGGAGCATCAAATTCATAATCTCTTCCATACTGGAGTGAACCAAGACTAACACCAGATAAAATTCAGATTCTTTATGGAGTCGATTGATAATACTGTTTCGACTTTTGCATACTCTAGGTTGTTTCCTATAAGCAAAAGATAAACTGCTCAACCAGTACATTCATAAAGCAAGTTTCTTATGTTGCTGATGCGTGGTGGTGATCACCCAAAGCCAAACCctatcttttccttttcatatGCACTGAATGTTTTCTGCAAACCCAATCTCTCCTGAGAACAAACAGTCCACTTAAAGTTGCCATACACAATACACAAGCACATCCTTGCGAAACTTACAAAATTTAAGTTGCACAAGCAGCACGACAATTGCAGAAAAGAGTTTGGACTGCCTTGAACACCAACAAAATGGGTATAGACATTGCccccaagaaaaaaagaaaaaaaaaccagctGACATACAATTCCATATACAAGAGGATACAGACACTCAACATAAAAATAACTGGCATACTGAATAGAGAACAATGGAAACATTGGGTTGGTTGAGGCAGGGAAAGCTAGCTAAATCACAACTAATTGTCTTTTCCAATTGCACCTGATTATCTGCATCGAGAGGTAACCCTTCAAGGCGCGTTGGAAATCAGTTCATCACTACACGGTATAACATCCGGAGGCGTTTCCTCTGAAGGTGTGACATGAATATAAGACCCTGATCTATTTTGTGGAGATCTTCGATCATGATAGGGATATAATGCACACCATAAAGCAGAGAAGCAATAGCTATTGCTGAAAACGCAAAGATGAATTCCAAGTAGTACATCGACGGAATGATTAGAAATGCTATCCCATAGCCCATTGTCAAAAACATTAGTGAGGCATGGAGCGGGGCAAAAACTTTTAAAGGGAGGATAAGTATATTAATCATCGCTATTGAGCTAATAAACGCAACGGTGTTCATCGCATAGAACACAGGGAGGAAGACATTTGGAGCATCGTCCATGGAGGTAAATACGGTGGCATTAATATGACTCCCGTTGGCAAAAAGACTGACGTTGTGCATGGAGGTAAATATGGTGGCGTTAATATGACTCCCGTTAGCGAAAAGACTGCTGTTGTCCGTGGAGGTAAATATGGTGGCGTTAATATGACTCCCGTTAGCGAAAAGACTGTTGCTGTCACTTAGGCTGCTGCCTCCTCCGGGGGGGCTTAGTACAGTCTGAAAGGTTGCCGTCGTTATCAGCACAGCTACCACTAGTACGGCATTCCTCATCTCCATTGACATGCCTTTCCGCATGAAAAGGAAAGTTTGAAAGATAGTTTCCACCCGTGACTCTCGCGAAATCAAAAAATCGACAAAGCTACAGTCATTAGCAAGTGATGAACTTTTCGAAGCTCCTGCACCGCATAAAATACTCTTGATTGTTGTTCTCGCAGAACCAGAAGCAAGTGTTTCGGCAATGTCTAGGGCCGTGGCACCTTCCAAATTCTTTTCATTCACGTGTAATCCGTATCCTTGAACCACAGACTCCACAATCTGCACATGCAAATCACTGATAAGAATTACAACAAAAATACTGAAATTTCAAGTGCCATGTGTGCTTCAAATGCAAATCCCTCGGTCTACCACTGCCTACCAGAGGCATACATACATGAGGCTGTGAAGTGGACACCGCCGTGTGCAGAATTGTGTTGCCTCTCTCATCTTTGATGTTCTTCACCCAATGCTTACCGGTCTTGCGAATCCATCCCATCAGGACTGCCAAAGCTCTCACGTTGCATTTTTTCACCGTGATGTGCAGAGCAGTCTCCCCTCGAACGTTCAGGTCCCCAATTGATTCAGGGCAAGCGCATAAAAACTCGGCCAAGATATCAACGCGATCATCTGTTTCTGCCGCGTACTGCAAAGGAGTGAGCCTCTCTCTTCCTCTGACCCTTACGAGATCTTTGTCCAACTTGATGAGCGCTTTCGCGGTCTCAGAGTGCCCATTTAAAAGTGCCAGGTGCACAGGGCTTAGACCATCTGGGTTCAGCTTTCTGCCGAGTGATGGCCTTAAGTTCATGATTTCTATTGCCAAACGTGTCTGCCCAGTTGATGCAGCTACGTGGAGAGGAGTGTGAACAAAAGGAATTTCATCTGCTTTGTCCAAAATGTATGGATCCGACCCTATTGATTCATACAAGATGTCGATACTCCGTGCTTCAACTGCCTCCTTCGAATTCGGATCCATTTTGGTCAGTGATGATGAGAGTGATTCTAGGCCCGGGAAAAACATACATGAAAAGAGATGAGTTATGCTGATTAACTTACTTTAAAAGTTACTATCTCGTTAAGAAACTAAGCCAAAGGCAAGGATTTTACCCATTGTGAAAACTgttgaaaaagagaggagaTCGAAAACGCAGGGAGATACGTGGTTTCGTCTCTGTCAAGAACATCGAACATGTCGAAAATCAagttaattggatatcatttgatatgatttcaaaatacattaaactttttttttttttaaagtgctCAACCCAGAATTGCAACTCATTTGACAAAATTATCTGAACcttaatgcatttcaaaatcaCTTCAAACGGTATCCAATCAACCTCATTTTTTGAGGTAGTCGATGTTATCTATGAGCTCTAGAAAGTAAACCGTTCCTGTTTTGGACCCAGAAACGGCCCAAACTAGACCAGGATGGATGGAAAGAGAACTGGATGGGAGCTGACTGAGTTGGTCATATGCTTCAATTATTTCAACTTTATCCAATACTGAATTAGTAGAAGCTAAATACAATTTCCCAGAAATTTCAAGAGAATTACTTCCTGGAATTTTTAAattgatttgataaaaatcaACCAAGTGGGTGCCCAGATGAacggaaaatgaaaaattcagtaCAAGATAAATCTAACCaagagaattcaaaaaaaaaaaaccacttaccagaaaacccaaaaatcagaaaatagtTCCGATGATAGTAGCAAGAGCCAAGCTGCAGCTCGGGAGCAAGCAAGAGAGGGAGGAGATAGGCATAATAGTACTTGGTATATTGAGGGGTTTCCTGGGTTGCTCggtttgagaaattttttgggtgccgggtgggtaaCACATGGGGAGGCACGTCCATGCGGTGCCCGAGCAGCGCATCCGAAGACCGTCCAAAATTGTATTAGACGGCCCAGATTAAAactctttccctctcttttcATCCGatcaaaattctctctctccaagtccgagccgtccaaaaccggAATGAACACTAAGATGCATTGCTCGGGCACCACATGGTGCCCCTCGCCACTGAAAAATTCCTCCTTGTACACGCAATCACAGATCCATATGGATTCATCCATATGGGTAATTGGGTCCTACATGTTGAAGCTAAACGTgaatttatcttcttcttttttttagaggAAGGATGTTGAAGCTAAACATgaatttatcttcttttttttttagaggaaggataaaaagataattttactTACCAAACTCACCTATTACTGACTAGGGAGAGATAGAATAAACCCTTTAAACaaacacacaaacccaaacttTCCGACGTGGATTTATCATTCAGATTTGAGAGGAGTCAAAAGggactcttttttattttttgaacg
Proteins encoded in this window:
- the LOC131302335 gene encoding ankyrin repeat-containing protein BDA1-like isoform X1, whose amino-acid sequence is MESLSSSLTKMDPNSKEAVEARSIDILYESIGSDPYILDKADEIPFVHTPLHVAASTGQTRLAIEIMNLRPSLGRKLNPDGLSPVHLALLNGHSETAKALIKLDKDLVRVRGRERLTPLQYAAETDDRVDILAEFLCACPESIGDLNVRGETALHITVKKCNVRALAVLMGWIRKTGKHWVKNIKDERGNTILHTAVSTSQPHVCMPLIVESVVQGYGLHVNEKNLEGATALDIAETLASGSARTTIKSILCGAGASKSSSLANDCSFVDFLISRESRVETIFQTFLFMRKGMSMEMRNAVLVVAVLITTATFQTVLSPPGGGSSLSDSNSLFANGSHINATIFTSTDNSSLFANGSHINATIFTSMHNVSLFANGSHINATVFTSMDDAPNVFLPVFYAMNTVAFISSIAMINILILPLKVFAPLHASLMFLTMGYGIAFLIIPSMYYLEFIFAFSAIAIASLLYGVHYIPIMIEDLHKIDQGLIFMSHLQRKRLRMLYRVVMN
- the LOC131302335 gene encoding ankyrin repeat-containing protein BDA1-like isoform X2, whose translation is MESLSSSLTKMDPNSKEAVEARSIDILYESIGSDPYILDKADEIPFVHTPLHVAASTGQTRLAIEIMNLRPSLGRKLNPDGLSPVHLALLNGHSETAKALIKLDKDLVRVRGRERLTPLQYAAETDDRVDILAEFLCACPESIGDLNVRGETALHITVKKCNVRALAVLMGWIRKTGKHWVKNIKDERGNTILHTAVSTSQPHIVESVVQGYGLHVNEKNLEGATALDIAETLASGSARTTIKSILCGAGASKSSSLANDCSFVDFLISRESRVETIFQTFLFMRKGMSMEMRNAVLVVAVLITTATFQTVLSPPGGGSSLSDSNSLFANGSHINATIFTSTDNSSLFANGSHINATIFTSMHNVSLFANGSHINATVFTSMDDAPNVFLPVFYAMNTVAFISSIAMINILILPLKVFAPLHASLMFLTMGYGIAFLIIPSMYYLEFIFAFSAIAIASLLYGVHYIPIMIEDLHKIDQGLIFMSHLQRKRLRMLYRVVMN
- the LOC131302335 gene encoding ankyrin repeat-containing protein BDA1-like isoform X3, with translation MDPNSKEAVEARSIDILYESIGSDPYILDKADEIPFVHTPLHVAASTGQTRLAIEIMNLRPSLGRKLNPDGLSPVHLALLNGHSETAKALIKLDKDLVRVRGRERLTPLQYAAETDDRVDILAEFLCACPESIGDLNVRGETALHITVKKCNVRALAVLMGWIRKTGKHWVKNIKDERGNTILHTAVSTSQPHVCMPLIVESVVQGYGLHVNEKNLEGATALDIAETLASGSARTTIKSILCGAGASKSSSLANDCSFVDFLISRESRVETIFQTFLFMRKGMSMEMRNAVLVVAVLITTATFQTVLSPPGGGSSLSDSNSLFANGSHINATIFTSTDNSSLFANGSHINATIFTSMHNVSLFANGSHINATVFTSMDDAPNVFLPVFYAMNTVAFISSIAMINILILPLKVFAPLHASLMFLTMGYGIAFLIIPSMYYLEFIFAFSAIAIASLLYGVHYIPIMIEDLHKIDQGLIFMSHLQRKRLRMLYRVVMN
- the LOC131302335 gene encoding ankyrin repeat-containing protein BDA1-like isoform X4, producing the protein MDPNSKEAVEARSIDILYESIGSDPYILDKADEIPFVHTPLHVAASTGQTRLAIEIMNLRPSLGRKLNPDGLSPVHLALLNGHSETAKALIKLDKDLVRVRGRERLTPLQYAAETDDRVDILAEFLCACPESIGDLNVRGETALHITVKKCNVRALAVLMGWIRKTGKHWVKNIKDERGNTILHTAVSTSQPHIVESVVQGYGLHVNEKNLEGATALDIAETLASGSARTTIKSILCGAGASKSSSLANDCSFVDFLISRESRVETIFQTFLFMRKGMSMEMRNAVLVVAVLITTATFQTVLSPPGGGSSLSDSNSLFANGSHINATIFTSTDNSSLFANGSHINATIFTSMHNVSLFANGSHINATVFTSMDDAPNVFLPVFYAMNTVAFISSIAMINILILPLKVFAPLHASLMFLTMGYGIAFLIIPSMYYLEFIFAFSAIAIASLLYGVHYIPIMIEDLHKIDQGLIFMSHLQRKRLRMLYRVVMN